One region of Polynucleobacter paneuropaeus genomic DNA includes:
- the infB gene encoding translation initiation factor IF-2, with protein sequence MATTVKVLAKELKRTSTDLLEQLKAAGIDKGSEDDSITEKDKKVLLEHLQKEHGNADAGSRKKITLIKRENSEIRQADSAGRTRTVQVEVRKKRVLVKGGEAAAAPEAEVAKPVKAAVAAKPILSEEELEKRAAEATRQAELLARQEAEMNAAEEARQKEVASVESATKTDDEAAVEKKRATEKAAKDVAASKEKELAEIRVRRAAAEAEALAIRDMMSAPARVLKAPSETAAEEAKKGTLHKPAKVEGAEDKKKAVKVGGKTIKSSETSSTWQEEGAKRPGGLKTRGDSSGGVGGWRSGGGRKKQRQIAEANVDTNFQVPTEPVVRDVHVPETITVAELAHAMAVKSAEVIKLLMGMGQMVTINQVLDQDTAMIIVEEMGHTAHAAKLDDPDLDIGAEPHDAELLPRPPVVTVMGHVDHGKTSLLDKIRLAKVASGEAGGITQHIGAYHVETPRGMITFLDTPGHEAFTAMRARGAKATDIVILVVAADDGVMPQTKEAIHHALAAGVPIVVAINKIDKPEANPERVKTELVAEQVVPEEYGGDVPFIPVSAKTGVGIDELLENVLLQAEVLELKAPKDAPAQGLVIEARLDKGKGPVATILVQSGTLKRGDMLLAGSSFGRVRAMLDENGKPCNEAGPSIPVEIQGLSEVPAAGESVQVVPDERKAREIALFRQGKFRDVKLAKQQAVKLETMMENMEEGAVEAKLLPLIIKADVQGSQEALSQSLQKLSTPEVKVQIVHAGVGGITETDVNLAVASKAVIIGFNSRADAAARKLAENNGVDIRYHNIIYDAVDEVKAALSGMLTPDKKEEIIGLVEIRQVFLVSKVGAIAGCLVVDGVVKRTSSVRLLRDNVVVWSGELDSLKRFKDDAKEVRAGVECGLSLKGYNDIKEGDQLEVFEVTEVARSL encoded by the coding sequence ATGGCAACAACAGTAAAAGTACTCGCTAAGGAACTTAAACGGACCTCGACTGACCTTTTGGAGCAATTAAAGGCAGCGGGGATCGATAAGGGTTCTGAAGACGACAGCATTACCGAGAAGGATAAAAAAGTCCTGCTTGAGCATTTGCAAAAAGAGCACGGTAATGCCGATGCGGGGAGTCGTAAAAAGATTACTCTGATCAAGCGCGAGAACTCTGAGATTCGTCAGGCAGATTCTGCAGGGCGGACTCGTACCGTTCAAGTTGAGGTCCGTAAAAAGCGCGTTCTTGTTAAGGGTGGTGAGGCTGCTGCTGCCCCCGAAGCAGAAGTAGCTAAGCCTGTTAAGGCGGCTGTAGCCGCCAAGCCAATTCTGTCAGAGGAAGAATTAGAAAAACGCGCCGCTGAAGCAACTCGCCAAGCCGAACTCTTAGCTCGTCAAGAGGCAGAGATGAATGCAGCTGAAGAGGCGCGTCAGAAGGAAGTCGCCTCAGTTGAATCTGCTACCAAAACCGATGATGAAGCTGCAGTTGAAAAGAAACGCGCAACGGAAAAAGCTGCAAAAGATGTGGCCGCTTCTAAAGAAAAAGAACTTGCTGAAATTCGGGTTCGTCGCGCTGCTGCTGAGGCAGAAGCCTTAGCGATTCGCGACATGATGAGTGCGCCTGCTCGTGTCTTGAAGGCGCCAAGCGAAACTGCTGCGGAAGAGGCTAAAAAAGGAACACTCCATAAGCCCGCTAAAGTTGAAGGTGCTGAGGATAAGAAGAAAGCCGTAAAGGTTGGCGGTAAGACCATTAAGTCCTCCGAGACTTCATCCACATGGCAAGAAGAGGGCGCTAAACGTCCTGGCGGTCTGAAAACTCGCGGTGATTCTTCGGGTGGTGTTGGTGGTTGGCGCTCAGGCGGTGGTCGCAAGAAACAACGTCAAATTGCTGAGGCTAATGTCGATACCAATTTCCAGGTTCCGACTGAGCCAGTGGTTCGTGATGTACATGTTCCTGAAACCATTACCGTTGCTGAACTAGCGCACGCAATGGCTGTCAAGAGTGCTGAAGTAATCAAGCTATTAATGGGTATGGGCCAGATGGTCACCATTAATCAAGTGCTCGATCAAGATACTGCAATGATCATCGTTGAGGAGATGGGGCATACAGCCCATGCTGCTAAGCTTGATGATCCTGATTTGGATATCGGTGCCGAACCCCACGATGCTGAGTTATTGCCACGCCCACCAGTTGTTACGGTGATGGGTCACGTTGACCACGGTAAAACTTCTTTGCTCGACAAAATTCGTTTAGCAAAAGTAGCCTCCGGTGAAGCGGGTGGTATTACTCAACACATTGGCGCCTACCATGTGGAAACCCCACGCGGCATGATTACATTCTTAGATACCCCAGGTCACGAAGCGTTTACGGCGATGCGAGCCCGTGGTGCAAAAGCGACTGATATTGTGATTCTGGTAGTGGCTGCTGATGACGGTGTCATGCCACAGACTAAAGAAGCGATTCACCATGCGCTTGCTGCAGGTGTACCCATTGTTGTTGCGATTAACAAGATTGATAAACCTGAAGCCAATCCAGAGCGCGTCAAAACCGAATTGGTCGCTGAGCAGGTTGTGCCAGAAGAGTATGGTGGCGATGTACCGTTTATTCCAGTCTCTGCAAAAACTGGTGTTGGTATCGACGAACTCCTCGAGAACGTTCTTCTCCAAGCAGAAGTTCTGGAACTCAAGGCACCTAAAGACGCTCCAGCACAAGGCCTCGTTATTGAAGCTCGCTTAGATAAAGGTAAGGGACCAGTCGCAACCATTTTGGTTCAGTCGGGCACCCTCAAACGTGGCGATATGCTCTTGGCAGGTTCAAGTTTTGGTCGCGTTCGTGCAATGTTGGATGAGAATGGAAAACCTTGTAATGAGGCAGGCCCATCAATTCCAGTAGAAATTCAAGGTTTATCCGAGGTTCCAGCAGCTGGTGAGTCAGTGCAAGTTGTACCAGATGAGCGTAAGGCTCGTGAGATTGCGCTCTTCCGTCAAGGTAAGTTCCGTGACGTGAAGTTGGCTAAACAGCAAGCAGTCAAACTCGAAACCATGATGGAAAATATGGAAGAGGGCGCAGTTGAAGCGAAGCTCTTGCCATTGATCATCAAGGCTGATGTACAAGGTTCACAAGAAGCACTCTCACAGTCCTTGCAGAAACTCTCTACCCCTGAAGTGAAGGTTCAAATCGTTCACGCTGGCGTAGGTGGTATCACTGAAACTGACGTGAACTTGGCTGTAGCTTCTAAGGCTGTCATTATTGGCTTTAACTCCCGCGCAGATGCTGCTGCTCGTAAGCTGGCAGAGAACAATGGCGTAGATATTCGTTATCACAACATCATTTATGACGCAGTAGACGAAGTCAAAGCAGCCTTGAGTGGTATGTTGACTCCAGATAAGAAAGAAGAAATCATAGGTCTTGTTGAGATTCGTCAAGTCTTCTTGGTATCTAAAGTCGGCGCGATCGCGGGTTGCTTGGTTGTTGACGGCGTTGTAAAACGCACTTCCAGTGTCCGCCTCTTACGTGACAACGTGGTTGTTTGGTCTGGTGAATTGGATTCGCTCAAGCGTTTCAAAGATGATGCTAAAGAAGTGCGTGCCGGTGTTGAGTGTGGCTTGTCATTAAAAGGCTATAACGACATTAAGGAAGGCGATCAGTTAGAGGTATTCGAAGTGACTGAAGTCGCTAGAAGCCTCTAA
- the nusA gene encoding transcription termination factor NusA translates to MSREVLMLADALAREKNVDQAIVFEALEMALASATKKRYPNEDVDIRVSIDRESGEYETFRRWLVVPNEAGLQEPDKEILQFEAQEQLADMEVGDYIEEQIESLAFGRIGAQAAKQVILQRIRDAEREQILNDYLERGEKVMTGTVKRADKNGLIIESGRVEALLRRDQMIPKENLRSGDRVRAYILKVDREARGPQIELSRTCPDFLIKLFENEVPEMEQGLLEIKGAARDPGIRAKIAVVTYDKRIDPIGTCVGVRGTRVTAVRNEVAGEAVDIVLWSEDPAQFVIGALAPAQVSSIVVDEERHAMDVVVDEENLAIAIGRSGQNVRLASDLTGWQINIMTPEESAEKTEKEASSVRQLFMDKLDVDQEVADILIEEGFNTLEEVAYVPLSEMLEIDSFDEDTVNELRTRARDSLLTMELAKEERIGEVSQDLRSLDGMTTELIAKLADNQVHTRDDLAELAVDELVEATQIDEETAKALIMKAREHWFTS, encoded by the coding sequence ATGAGCCGAGAAGTTCTCATGTTGGCAGACGCCCTAGCGCGTGAAAAGAACGTTGATCAAGCTATTGTGTTCGAGGCGCTAGAAATGGCGTTGGCATCGGCCACTAAGAAGCGCTATCCAAACGAGGATGTAGATATTCGTGTTTCCATCGACCGTGAGTCTGGTGAATACGAAACCTTCCGTCGTTGGTTAGTCGTCCCTAATGAGGCTGGTCTACAAGAGCCAGATAAAGAGATTCTGCAATTCGAAGCCCAAGAGCAATTGGCTGACATGGAAGTCGGCGATTACATCGAAGAGCAAATTGAATCTTTGGCATTTGGACGCATCGGAGCACAAGCAGCTAAGCAAGTAATCTTGCAGCGTATTCGTGATGCTGAGCGCGAGCAGATTTTGAACGATTACTTAGAGCGTGGCGAAAAAGTCATGACCGGTACCGTCAAGCGGGCAGATAAGAATGGCTTAATCATTGAATCTGGCCGAGTAGAGGCATTGCTGCGTCGTGATCAAATGATTCCTAAAGAGAACCTTCGCTCTGGCGACCGGGTTCGTGCTTATATCCTCAAAGTGGATCGTGAAGCGCGGGGTCCACAGATCGAGTTATCCCGTACTTGCCCTGATTTCTTGATCAAGTTGTTCGAGAATGAAGTTCCTGAGATGGAACAGGGTTTACTGGAGATTAAGGGCGCTGCTCGTGATCCTGGTATCCGTGCCAAGATTGCCGTTGTCACCTATGACAAGCGTATTGATCCTATCGGTACTTGCGTTGGTGTCCGTGGTACTCGCGTCACCGCCGTACGTAATGAAGTTGCTGGTGAAGCCGTAGATATCGTGTTGTGGTCAGAAGATCCAGCACAGTTTGTGATTGGCGCCTTGGCACCAGCTCAAGTCTCCTCTATCGTGGTTGATGAAGAGCGTCACGCTATGGATGTAGTAGTTGATGAAGAAAACTTGGCAATTGCGATTGGCCGTAGCGGACAGAACGTGCGCTTAGCCAGTGATTTGACGGGTTGGCAAATCAATATCATGACTCCAGAAGAGTCTGCTGAGAAAACAGAAAAAGAAGCTTCTTCAGTTCGTCAATTGTTTATGGACAAATTAGACGTTGACCAAGAAGTGGCTGATATTTTGATTGAAGAAGGCTTTAATACTTTGGAAGAGGTTGCGTATGTTCCTCTTTCCGAGATGTTGGAAATCGACTCATTCGATGAAGATACTGTGAACGAGTTACGTACTCGTGCCCGCGACTCTTTATTGACTATGGAGTTAGCTAAAGAAGAGCGTATTGGTGAGGTTTCCCAAGACTTGCGTTCTTTAGATGGCATGACTACTGAGTTGATTGCGAAGCTTGCAGATAATCAAGTACATACCCGTGACGACCTTGCTGAATTAGCTGTTGATGAGCTGGTTGAGGCGACACAAATTGACGAAGAAACTGCGAAAGCGCTCATCATGAAAGCGCGTGAACATTGGTTTACTTCATAA
- the rbfA gene encoding 30S ribosome-binding factor RbfA produces MHKASPHRNQRLADQIQRDLAELIPRELRNPSLGLITLQSIELSPDLAHAKVFFTVLGAEPDHALQALQEKAGYLHSLLFKRLHIHTVPTLHFHYDNSVEHGIEMSKLIDQAVDSDHRDETK; encoded by the coding sequence ATGCATAAAGCTAGCCCCCATCGTAACCAGCGCCTTGCCGATCAAATTCAGCGAGACCTGGCCGAGCTGATTCCAAGAGAGTTGCGCAATCCAAGCTTAGGTTTAATTACACTGCAAAGCATTGAGCTCTCTCCTGATTTAGCCCACGCTAAGGTTTTCTTTACCGTGTTGGGCGCTGAGCCTGATCATGCCTTACAGGCTTTGCAAGAAAAAGCAGGTTACTTACATTCTTTATTGTTTAAGCGTTTGCATATTCATACCGTACCAACCTTGCATTTCCATTACGATAATTCTGTTGAGCACGGTATTGAGATGTCCAAACTGATTGATCAAGCAGTGGATAGTGATCATCGGGATGAAACTAAGTAA
- the truB gene encoding tRNA pseudouridine(55) synthase TruB, translating into MKLSNPMSVRIDGVVLLDKPAGMSSQGAVTAVKRAFNAEKAGHTGTLDPMATGLLPICLGEATKYSQDLLDADKTYIAQVQFGSRTDTGDAEGEVVEAFDLPIFADQTAIQKALDQVLHQFTGAIKQVPPMYSALKRDGKPLYEYARAGVELERTPREIIIHRIRWTDIQWPQATLEVSCSKGTYIRVLAEDIGTALNCGAYLIGLRRTEVGHLNLEQSFTLESIQKCLQESSTYILPVDALLQTLPHLTVDEQQAKRLEMGQRVPLNLPSIEALVRIYRATAAPHNFIGTADWRSGVLHPKRLISQAH; encoded by the coding sequence ATGAAACTAAGTAATCCTATGTCAGTACGGATCGATGGTGTCGTGTTGTTAGATAAACCTGCTGGAATGAGTTCTCAGGGGGCTGTCACCGCTGTCAAGCGCGCCTTCAATGCAGAAAAAGCTGGTCATACTGGGACTCTAGACCCAATGGCTACAGGCTTACTCCCAATTTGCCTGGGTGAGGCTACCAAATATTCGCAAGACTTACTCGATGCCGACAAGACTTATATTGCGCAGGTTCAGTTTGGAAGCAGAACCGATACTGGTGATGCTGAAGGTGAAGTAGTTGAAGCCTTTGATCTTCCAATCTTTGCAGATCAGACAGCAATTCAGAAGGCGCTAGACCAAGTTCTTCACCAATTTACTGGCGCCATTAAACAAGTGCCACCAATGTATTCTGCGCTCAAGCGAGATGGCAAACCTTTATATGAATATGCCCGCGCTGGTGTAGAGCTCGAGCGTACGCCTAGAGAGATCATCATTCATCGTATTCGTTGGACAGATATACAGTGGCCGCAAGCCACTTTGGAAGTAAGTTGTAGCAAGGGTACTTACATTCGCGTCCTTGCAGAAGATATTGGTACAGCGTTGAACTGTGGCGCTTACTTAATTGGCCTACGCCGTACCGAAGTGGGGCACCTCAATCTTGAGCAGTCCTTTACCTTGGAATCAATCCAAAAATGCTTGCAAGAGAGCTCGACCTATATTCTTCCAGTCGATGCCTTATTGCAAACCTTGCCCCACTTAACAGTGGATGAGCAGCAGGCAAAACGTTTAGAGATGGGGCAAAGAGTGCCCTTGAATCTGCCTTCGATTGAAGCCCTAGTGCGTATTTATCGGGCTACTGCGGCCCCCCATAATTTCATTGGAACTGCGGATTGGCGATCTGGGGTATTACATCCCAAACGCTTGATTTCTCAGGCCCATTAA
- the rimP gene encoding ribosome maturation factor RimP, which translates to MRDQQIISAELQNLGYALVDIEREAGGLLRVTIENPDYERLITVEDCEKVSHQLSYALPVENIPYERLEISSPGLDRPVKSAEDFVRFAGLEVDLKLRIAVGSRKNFRGVLQGLLSGDIHSPDAKFGLMFEGTDGAESQLEFSLAEVDKTRLVPVIDFKGRKS; encoded by the coding sequence GTGAGAGATCAGCAGATTATTTCTGCAGAGTTGCAAAACCTAGGTTACGCGCTAGTCGATATTGAGCGCGAAGCTGGGGGTTTGCTTCGCGTCACGATTGAAAACCCGGATTACGAACGTTTGATTACGGTCGAGGATTGCGAAAAGGTAAGTCATCAGCTGAGCTATGCATTGCCGGTTGAAAACATTCCTTATGAGCGTCTGGAGATTTCTTCTCCAGGTCTTGATCGTCCCGTAAAGTCGGCTGAAGATTTTGTTCGCTTTGCTGGTCTGGAAGTGGATTTGAAGTTGCGTATTGCCGTAGGTAGTCGTAAGAATTTTCGTGGTGTGTTGCAAGGTTTGCTGAGTGGTGATATTCATTCGCCTGATGCCAAATTTGGTTTGATGTTTGAAGGCACCGACGGTGCTGAGTCGCAATTGGAGTTTTCATTAGCCGAGGTCGATAAGACTCGGTTGGTCCCTGTAATTGATTTCAAAGGAAGAAAGTCATGA